A region from the Osmerus eperlanus chromosome 11, fOsmEpe2.1, whole genome shotgun sequence genome encodes:
- the zpld1b gene encoding zona pellucida-like domain-containing protein 1 translates to MERVYVILLVISRMSSVSTQFNGYNCDANYHSRFPAERDISVYCGVQTITLKINFCPVLFSGYTDADLALNGRQSEAHCRGFINNNTFPTAVLFSISLSALEACGSSLVVTTAYGANAYGNMSLVQIGNVSGYIDTPDPPTIISYLPGLLYKFSCSYPLEYLVNNSQLASSSAAISVKDNNGTFVSTLSMILYNDSNYNQPLSIPVAGLALKTRVFAAVKATNLDKRWNILMDYCYTTPSGNPNDELRYDLFFGCHKDPQTTVFENGKSQMGRFAFEVFRFVKHRHQKMSTVFLHCVSKLCRVDDCIMLMPICGHRRRRDTDESTESRPASGNAIITAGPIITRSDETPTNNSQLAASRGSLLPMNPVTSTLLSGVVILGGASVVFFLLSLRLLRRGNPPSATPSGAWNPIFK, encoded by the exons ATGGAGCGAGTATATGTTATCCTCCTGGTGATATCTAGGATGTCTTCAGTATCCACGCAATTTAATGGATACAACTGTGATGCCAACTACCACAGCAGGTTTCCAG CGGAGCGTGACATCAGTGTGTACTGCGGAGTTCAGACCATAACCTTGAAGATCAACTTCTGTCCGGTGCTGTTTTCCGGCTACACCGACGCAGACCTGGCTCTGAACGGTCGCCAAAGCGAGGCCCACTGCCGGGGtttcatcaacaacaacacttTCCCCACAGCCGTGCTGTTCAGCATCAGTCTCAGCGCCCTGGAGGCCTGTGGCAGCAGCCTGGTG GTGACAACAGCCTACGGGGCCAATGCCTACGGGAACATGTCCCTGGTGCAGATAGGGAATGTCTCAGGGTACATAGACACCCCCGACCCTCCAACCATTATCAGTTACCTGCCCGGGCTGCTGTATAAATTCAGCTGTAGCTATCCCTTGGAGTATCTGGTTAACAACTCCCAGCTTGCCTC ATCATCTGCTGCTATATCAGTGAAAGATAATAATGGCACATTTGTGAGCACTTTGAGCATGATCCTGTATAAT GACTCAAACTACAAtcagcctctctccatcccagtgGCTGGGCTGGCATTGAAAACCAGAGTATTCGCTGCAGTTAAAGCTACAAACCTAGACAAACG ATGGAATATCTTGATGGACTACTGTTACACCACCCCTTCAGGGAATCCAAATGATGAACTGCGCTATGACCTTTTCTTTGG cTGTCACAAAGATCCACAGACAACTGTTTTCGAGAACGGGAAGAGTCAGATGGGTCGTTTCGCTTTTGAGGTGTTCCGTTTCGTCAAGCACAGACACCAGAAGATGTCCACTGTGTTCCTGCACTGTGTCAGCAAGCTTTGTCGGGTGGATGACTGCATAATGCTCATGCCA ATCTGCGGTCATCGTCGTAGGAGGGACACTGACGAGAGCACAGAGTCTAGACCGGCGTCTGGCAATGCCATCATCACAGCTGGGCCCATAATCACCAGGAGTG ATGAAACTCCAACCAATAACTCACAACTTG CTGCGTCGAGAGGCTCGTTGCTCCCAATGAACCCAGTGACCAGTACGCTGCTCTCAGGTGTGGTCATTCTGGGAGGAGCCAGTGTTGTCTTCTTTCTACTTTCCCTCCGCCTCCTACGAAGAGGCAACCCCCCATCTGCAACACCCTCTGGAGCTTGGAATCCCATCTTCAAATaa
- the si:ch211-229d2.5 gene encoding zona pellucida-like domain-containing protein 1 — translation MALFSLLILTSLSIGILQALTTTDCGAYSRKPEYTDISVVCGTSTMDLTILICPAVYTGYNETLLILNQIVDNPDCKGRLDMSVTPPVLRFSFPIRLGNACGSTFLTTSSPGIGIFSDFSNIQTVNVSGVVRSFDPTEGAVTYNAELKYFYSCAYPLEYLINNTQVDVAASSIALKEINGSFISTLSMALYKDENYTTPLVIPYQGVELRTNINVQVLAVNLTSQYNVLLDRCYASISPRPSNSTIFNLFVSCSVNQQTTIIENGVSQKARFNFPAFRFIEQQNETVSTYYLHCITRLCEPSTCSTFKQCNRRRRGVEAVIDDGVTEQTVLTVPIKTRAESTITSPNTALSGDQKSESGTSVGLGIAVAVLIVVAVAAILMAATFYRKLNRLG, via the exons ATGGCGTTGTTTAGTTTACTCATCCTGACCTCCTTGAGCATTGGGATCCTTCAGGCATTGACCACAACTGACTGTGGAGCATATTCCAGAAAACCAG AGTACACCGACATCTCTGTGGTCTGCGGGACCTCTACTATGGACCTGACCATCCTCATCTGCCCCGCCGTCTATACCGGATACAATGAGACTCTCCTGATCCTGAACCAGATCGTGGATAACCCAGACTGCAAGGGTAGACTGGACATGTCAGTCACTCCGCCAGTACTCCGGTTCAGCTTCCCCATACGACTGGGTAACGCCTGCGGAAGTACCTTCCTG ACCACGAGTTCACCAGGCATAGGAATATTCTCGGACTTTTCAAACATTCAAACGGTCAACGTAAGTGGTGTGGTCCGCTCTTTTGACCCTACCGAAGGGGCCGTCACCTACAACGCTGAGCTCAAGTACTTCTACTCATGCGCTTACCCACTGGAGTACCTCATCAACAACACACAAGTAGATGT TGCTGCGTCCTCCATTGCTTTGAAGGAAATCAATGGCAGCTTCATCAGCACCCTCAGCATGGCTCTGTACAAG GATGAAAACTACACCACACCCCTTGTTATTCCGTACCAGGGGGTCGAGCTAAGAACTAACATCAATGTTCAGGTTCTTGCTGTCAACCTGACATCCCA GTATAATGTTCTTCTGGACCGGTGCTATGCCTCAATTTCACCCAGACCCTCCAACTCAACCATCTTTAATCTGTTTGTCTC gtgcTCCGTAAATCAGCAGACCACCATAATAGAGAACGGGGTGAGCCAGAAGGCCCGCTTCAACTTCCCGGCATTCCGCTTCATCGAGCAGCAGAATGAGACCGTCTCCACCTACTACCTCCATTGCATTACCAGACTTTGTGAACCCAGCACCTGCAGCACCTTCAAG CAATgcaataggaggaggagaggtgtggaggccGTTATCGACGACGGTGTCACTGAGCAGACTGTCCTTACCGTGCCAATCAAGACCAGGGCTGAGAGCA CCATAACCTCCCCAAACACAG CACTGTCCGGTGATCAAAAATCTGAGAGTGGGACATCAGTTGGTCTGGGAATTGCTGTGGCAGTTCTCATTGTGGTTGCGGTGGCTGCTATTCTGATGGCTGCCACCTTCTACCGTAAACTAAACAGGCTAGGCTAA